One Puntigrus tetrazona isolate hp1 chromosome 25, ASM1883169v1, whole genome shotgun sequence genomic window, TTAAAGCAAACATTTCCCTTTcatataaatgactaaaatacaGTCCTCTCTTAATAGGTGTAGTGATATTAGggctaatatatttatttctgtaaactgtacaattttaatttaatttaattttaccgTAATAGCGGCTCCCATAAGTCCTTGAACCACAGCTTCTCCTGTTGCTTGCACCTATAACAAACATCATCCAGTATATCAGTGATAACTTTTAAGGGGCATATATATACCAGGTgcaaaaaagctgatttttttttgtttgctcctCATCAGCTACGGAAAGCTAGACTGTAATCACCTGTTTAGCCGTGTTTGCCATGTTAACTACGTCCTTTATTCGATTGTCGAGAAAGGCCCACGTCTCTTCGAAGTCAGGAGAGGAGTCCTGCACCATCACCAGCTCTGTGGTGTTATAGATCCCGGTCAGCGCCGCCCGCCGTGTGTACCAGTTGACCTGCTCAAGAGAAACGCAGAAGAAATCCGGCGGATGAGCAGACCAAAGCAAGGAAGGAGGAAGCGAGTGGGATCAAAGAAGCCACTCACGTCCGTCGAGCGATCACCTGCGTAGTACCAGATGTCGTCTACCATCGTGGACAGGTGCTTCAGGCTGTCGGGGATGTTGTGGGGCAGTAGCAGGATGCTCATGGCCTGCAAAGACAGAAGACACACAACACTGAGGGGCATCCATCAGTTCTTATGaattattgctttttaaaaaagaaaaacctcaaGTTGCATGAGCTAGAGGATACCTGGGGCCATGTGTCAATATAAGGAATCAACATCCGCAGTCTGGTCTCCACAGCATCTTTCAGAAACTCAGCTGTTTTCTTTGATCTAATGCATAAGAAAAATTCATGTAGGGATTCATGTAGGTATTAAATAGAACAACAAAGTTATTATCCTTTGCccagtagtatatatatatatatatatatatatatatatatatatatatatatatatatatatatatatatatatatatatatatatatatatatatatattcataacaaatattaatccctttaaaacaaaacaggtaAACTTAAAGATTTTAAACCAGCAATGATataattaatccaaaataatcccacaatacaactgaaaaaaaatatataataataattaattttaaataaatttaaatcagTGATGCTGTCATTTATTCGGAATAAACAAACACCAGGCTGCACAGTTAAATCCTTGCATCGCATCCatagaaatgtcattttcaaaaaggaTCCACCCCTAGCACTCGTTTAAGTATATTAggatgttaaatgattaataatattgaACTCACTCTGCCTGGCCAAGCTGGATCTGGTTATTTTGCTCTGCGAGTGTCTCAGCAAGTTGAGTGTTACACTGCGCAATGAAATGCAGGACCAGGTCTCCGGCTCCATTGTTGAACAGCCCAGTAGAAGCTGATGACAGGCCAAGAGTCTAAATCACAGAGCGTATTATTATTACGATTATATTATCGAATACAATATTTACGTTTAATGTTAGCATAACTGCTTTAAGAAACCAACCTCTGCTCCAGCTGCGATGGTCTCCACAGTCCAGCCGTGCTGCGGAACAAACTCTAGAGCCGCGGTCAGGATACGAGCTTGAAGCTGCTCTTCAGTCTCATAGTCTTCACCATGTTCACCACTCTGATCCTGAAAACTAGGGAGGCCAAATGTACAAATTTAGATTAAATGACTGCAAGGTTGACAAATTTAaggggatagtttacccaaaaattaaaattatccCATGAGTTACCCTCAAGCCGTCCtagactttcttctttcagacgaatacaatcaaaatgaaaaacttaaTGGCCTCTCTatgctttataatggcagtgaaaaAGTGCATCCATGCATCATAAAAAGAACTCCACATTGCTCCGGGGAGTTaataaaggccttctgaagTGAATGAATGCGTGTGTGCTACAAACaagagagcaaaacaaaacacaaggtCACAAATAAGAAGTTCAAAATAAGGAAAATGTGCCAGGAGGAGACTGGTTTTCCtttgctgtaaataaaacttgGTTCTCGCAAGACTAGAATATTCTAACCTGGggataattttcatttttgggtgaactgtccctttattTCGTCAGGTCTGGAGAGTTGGGGCTCAAACCTGGTGTTCGGCTGGGGTTCTTCTGTAGATTCTCCCTGCGTTGAAGAAGAGCTTTCTCCGGCTGTGTGAGCCTCATGGTAGGATGGAGGTGGCACAGAGGTGTCACTTTTAGCGTCACTGGCCAGTCGTAACAGGACTGCACGATGGAATCCACGTCTCACATTGCTGCACTGTGGACTGAGTATGCCTCGAACTGCCACTGTATATAGGTGCATGCAACATAACTACAATGCAACAAATCTCTCgataaattaaatcataaagcATGCTCTATATCAATAAAGCTTGCACAATGAGCCTTCAGTATTTTACTTATCACATATTGGGTCAGACTGAATggaaagtgaaaataaaagctatGCAAACACGAGTTAATTGGAAattgtgcatgtatttatatttcctATATTGCAATAGAATCTGATTTAAACACTAGACTGAACTTTCTGCAGAGCAACTGTATTCAACCAGCTCCGTTCAAGTAAACcactattttaatatgcatttgcCATCCGATTGAGTCACACAGACTGTCACGGGCACTTTCTGTTTGCAAACGCAATCCTGCCCTTCATGGTCACCTTCTGTAGTCGCCCAGCTGACTTACATTTGCCATACTTGGAAGCAGGCAGAACTATTTACAAGGTACAAAAGCCCTCGGTAGCCGTCACGTGTGACTGCagtcaactttttaaaaacaaagactgTGGACTGAAATGTTAAAGCCAGACGCTTCTCGCGTTGCCCGCTTACCGCTGCTGAGACCCCGCAAGGCCCTTCCAGCTCTCAGTCCTCTAATCAGCGCCGCCATATCCAACCACGACGGGCTAGCGTTGCGATACACAGCATAGCAAACGATGTCAGCTGGGAACTCTTCCTAAAAGTCATTGTTACTGTAGGAGGCGCTCAACGGCCCAGTAAACCGAATTCGCCGTTGAGCTGTATTTATATCTCACTACTCTTATTTCCCGCTGTCATCATTTTATAATATCAAGCACAATAacttacatgcatatatttacatgcaatagaatctacaatgaaaaatatatatatctgtctcagcaaagttttatatatttattatataaaatgcctTGTTAGGTAACCATATACAAAGGGGATTGGTCCACTGTAACAGCGTGGGGAGAAGTAACATGTACCACGTGACAACGCCGTTTACGTGCTGCAGCAATGGCGGTTTTGATTTCGGGataacagcactaataaaaaatatatttttattatatttataatatacatacattaatttatatacgAACATCGGTTTTTATGTCTATTATATAAATCAATCAGAGAAATATTATGCACTAGTATGTTGATGGC contains:
- the coq9 gene encoding ubiquinone biosynthesis protein COQ9, mitochondrial encodes the protein MAALIRGLRAGRALRGLSSVAVRGILSPQCSNVRRGFHRAVLLRLASDAKSDTSVPPPSYHEAHTAGESSSSTQGESTEEPQPNTSFQDQSGEHGEDYETEEQLQARILTAALEFVPQHGWTVETIAAGAETLGLSSASTGLFNNGAGDLVLHFIAQCNTQLAETLAEQNNQIQLGQAESKKTAEFLKDAVETRLRMLIPYIDTWPQAMSILLLPHNIPDSLKHLSTMVDDIWYYAGDRSTDVNWYTRRAALTGIYNTTELVMVQDSSPDFEETWAFLDNRIKDVVNMANTAKQVQATGEAVVQGLMGAAITLKNLTGMNQRR